Within Azoarcus sp. DD4, the genomic segment CAGGGCGGCCATGTGGCGAAGATCGCGGCGAAGCTGGCGGGCTGAGCGGGCGGTTTCCTGCCCGGTGGAGGCAGGAGCCGCGGGGTTTTTGTCCCTCCCCTCGAAGGGGAGGGAGCAAGAAGCCCTCCTTCCTTACTCCAGATAGTGCCCCACCCCCACCAGCACCCCGCCCTCGCGCTTCACATAGCTGCGCTTCTTCTCCACTGCGTTGGTCACCGGGTTGCGCCACACGTAGTCCACCGTGGCGCTGCCACGCGCCTTGGACTTGGCGATCATGTCGCCGACGATGGCATGGCCTTCGGCATCGGCCAGCCCGCTGGCATCGCTGCCGGCGAGTTGCGGGTTCATGCCCATGGCCTCGAAGCGGCCGCTGGCCAGATCGACCATGAACACGTAGAGATCGTCGTGCACGAACTTGCCGCCGCGGTCGTTGAAGGCCGCCGCGGCCTTGGCCGTGCCTTCGTCGCGCACCAGCTTGACCGCCTCGTCCAGCATGCGGCGGGCATCGTCGGCGGTGGAGCGCGGCACCGAGTAGCCGACGCCGACCACGTAGTCGCCGACCTTGCGCACATAGCTCACCTTGGGCTCCACCTTGTTGGTGGCGCGGTTCAGCCAGACGTAGCGCACGCTGCCCTCGGGCGCGGCCTTGACGCTGTCCAGCATCTCGCGGAACAGCGGCTTGCCGGCGGCATCCACGGTGTCGATGACGTTAAGCCCGACCAGCGCCTCAGGCGCGGCGCCGCTGGCGTGGTAGGTACCCTTGTCGTCGAGCGCGAAGACGTAGAGATCCTTGCGCACGAACTG encodes:
- a CDS encoding cache domain-containing protein gives rise to the protein MSHTNRYRMLLAALCTAGLALNAAAADRSTPREARALFDQAVKYMEANGPERAFAAFNNQKGQFVRKDLYVFALDDKGTYHASGAAPEALVGLNVIDTVDAAGKPLFREMLDSVKAAPEGSVRYVWLNRATNKVEPKVSYVRKVGDYVVGVGYSVPRSTADDARRMLDEAVKLVRDEGTAKAAAAFNDRGGKFVHDDLYVFMVDLASGRFEAMGMNPQLAGSDASGLADAEGHAIVGDMIAKSKARGSATVDYVWRNPVTNAVEKKRSYVKREGGVLVGVGHYLE